One window from the genome of Cricetulus griseus strain 17A/GY chromosome 2, alternate assembly CriGri-PICRH-1.0, whole genome shotgun sequence encodes:
- the Tmem167a gene encoding protein kish-A, giving the protein MSAIFNFQSLLTVILLLICTCAYIRSLAPSLLDRNKTGLLGIFWKCARIGERKSPYVAVCCIVMAFSILFIQ; this is encoded by the exons tCTGCCATTTTCAATTTTCAGAGTCTGTTGACTGTAATCTTGCTGCTTATATGTACGTGTGCTTATATCCGATCCCTGGCACCCAGCCTCCTGGACAGAAATAAAACTGG ACTATTGGGAATATTTTGGAAGTGTGCCCGTATTG GCGAACGAAAGAGTCCTTATGTTGCCGTGTGCTGTATAGTGATGGCCTTCAGCATCCTCTTCATACAGTAG